The proteins below come from a single Drosophila kikkawai strain 14028-0561.14 chromosome 3R, DkikHiC1v2, whole genome shotgun sequence genomic window:
- the eEF1gamma gene encoding elongation factor 1-gamma, protein MVQGTLYTYPENFRAYKALIAAQYSGAQVKVADNFKFGETNKSADFLKKFPGGKVPAFETADGKTLSESNAIAYLLANEQLRGGKCPFVQAQVQQWISFADNEIVPASCAWVFPLLGILPQQKNSTAKQEAEAVLEQLNQKLLNSTFLAGERITLADIVVFSSLLHLYEYVLEPSARSAFGNVNRWFVTILNQKQVQAVVKDYKLCEKALVFDPKKYAEFQAKTGAAKPQQQAQQKQEKKPKEKKEPAPKKAAEPEELDAADEALAAEPKSKDPFDALPKGTFNFDDFKRVYSNEDEAKSIPYFFDKFDAENYSIWFGEYKYNEELSKVFMSCNLITGMFQRLDKMRKAAFASVCLFGEDGNSTISGVWVWRGQDLAFTLSPDWQIDYEVYDWKKLDAKSEETKKLVTQYFSWAGADKDGRKFNQGKIFK, encoded by the exons ATGGTGCAAGGA ACGCTGTACACTTACCCCGAGAACTTCCGCGCGTACAAGGCGCTCATCGCGGCCCAGTACTCCGGCGCCCAGGTGAAGGTCGCCGACAACTTCAAGTTCGGCGAGACGAACAAGTCGGCCGACTTCCTGAAGAAGTTCCCTGGCGGCAAG GTGCCCGCCTTCGAGACCGCTGATGGCAAGACCCTGAGCGAGTCGAACGCCATCGCCTACTTGCTGGCCAACGAGCAGCTGCGCGGCGGCAAGTGCCCCTTCGTCCAGGCTCAGGTCCAGCAGTGGATCAGCTTCGCCGACAATGAGATCGTGCCGGCGTCGTGCGCCTGGGTGTTCCCCCTGCTGGGCATTCTGCCGCAGCAGAAGAACAGCACTGCCAAGCAGGAGGCCGAGGCTGTGCTGGAGCAGCTCAACCAGAAGCTGCTCAACTCCACCTTCCTGGCGGGCGAGCGCATCACCCTGGCCGACATCGTGGTGTTCAGCAGCCTGCTGCACCTGTACGAGTACGTCCTGGAGCCCAGTGCACGCAGCGCCTTCGGCAACGTGAACCGCTGGTTCGTCACCATCCTGAACCAGAAGCAGGTGCAGGCCGTCGTCAAGGACTACAAGCTGTGCGAGAAGGCCCTGGTCTTCGACCCCAAGAAGTACGCCGAGTTCCAGGCCAAGACCGGCGCCGCCAAGCCCCAGCAGCAGGCTcagcagaagcaggagaagAAGCCCAAGGAGAAGAAGGAACCGGCACCCAAGAAGGCTGCCGAGCCCGAGGAATTGGATGCCGCCGACGAGGCCCTGGCTGCCGAGCCCAAGTCCAAGGATCCCTTCGATGCCCTGCCAAAGGGCACGTTCAACTTTGATGACTTCAAGCGCGTCTACTCCAACGAGGATGAGGCCAAGTCCATTCCCTACTTCTTCGACAAGTTCGATGCCGAGAACTACTCGATCTGGTTCGGCGAGTACAAGTACAACGAGGAGCTGTCCAAGGTGTTCATGTCGTGCAATCTCATCACCGGCATGTTCCAGCGTCTGGACAAGATGCGCAAGGCTGCCTTCGCCTCCGTGTGCCTGTTCGGCGAGGACGGCAACAGCACCATCTCCGGCGTGTGGGTGTGGCGCGGACAGGATCTGGCCTTCACCCTGTCCCCCGACTGGCAGATCGACTACGAGGTCTATGACTGGAAGAAGCTCGATGCCAAGAGCGAGGAGACCAAGAAGCTGGTCACCCAGTACTTCTCGTGGGCCGGCGCCGACAAGGACGGCCGCAAGTTCAACCAGGGCAAGATCTTCAAGTAA
- the Brd8 gene encoding bromodomain-containing protein 8 — protein sequence MSTGIQERLQLSRTPLDTWTKREQLCLASAVSCSGDQNWITVSRTLKAVCGNGNGGSGINNRPADWYSQKNCAVQYGNLLEGVEATKRKKRSSESSAGVSSPATVETPTELLLRRLTEERLAEIKAQMRSDQETYRRIQREIDALQSDADVTEQELQDMWAEIEKEQETRRIEEMKLENRMREREQRKKDLAGGNWRNSSSSPAARRSLQPTDTTAVDMDVEDMNSSNTSSVNKQPAAAAPSPLLTSLLKSPTGNAPTGIPAATAATGSVARATAPTITSLLTSAGNTASAVVSSQPAITLMSSTDAAFMSRPISGPPAAIEALATTTPTLERSPSQSAPTLSMLLEKNKTTPAKSEAPAGSQEQPLVDEATSGTTAAVDSDEADPNELLEVFPNIDEIIDDIDIDMASVIDDEILKDVEDVVNSPSNDKGEVIDFEDKLDALKRDENKASPTASDKPKSVEVVLGSSDDSNDNIPLAAVASQESKDRGQSGGESTRGTEEAESEEPLPSEVTVEEIGETITLISTSSEDTASPPTAKVEEEAPGETLTKTEEPKEEVIKLAKPSKDKEATGEPETAEEPEKAEGKGKKEETEKSSTVEEEKVATPSTPASAPAASSSLHDTDEEESSSLTDSSKPEEQPRGSARVKPPISKLAQDETKTEPEGTSTPQPPSAPTRTPMLRKLPHRDRSESPMVDDETTTASDHSTARSSTRRRCSSTPVIDSIPNSPASSEHTDDRRETRAATKKLFLSIYATLQESKHAAPFRRPFHEEHAQRHADLCLRPMDLTTIKRNIDSGFIRSLSELHRDVLLMAHNVLVAYKPHTNQHKTARLFVQDCQAIKEFAQQAEASSVTSSVATPTNHQNNSSRTEREKASGSKARSGSRKSQRHH from the coding sequence atGTCAACGGGAATCCAGGAGCGCCTGCAGCTGAGCCGCACTCCGCTGGACACGTGGACCAAGCGGGAGCAGCTCTGCCTGGCCTCGGCCGTCTCCTGCAGCGGCGACCAGAACTGGATCACCGTGAGCCGCACGCTCAAGGCGGTTTGTGGCAACGGGAATGGAGGGAGTGGAATCAACAACCGGCCGGCGGATTGGTACTCGCAGAAGAACTGTGCCGTCCAGTATGGCAATTTGCTGGAGGGCGTGGAGGCCACCAAGCGGAAGAAGCGCAGCAGCGAGAGCAGCGCCGGCGTCTCGTCGCCGGCTACCGTGGAGACGCCAacggagctgctgctgcgccggCTAACCGAGGAGCGTCTGGCGGAGATCAAGGCACAGATGCGCAGCGACCAGGAGACCTATCGCCGCATCCAGCGCGAGATCGACGCCTTGCAGTCGGACGCGGACGTGACCGAGCAGGAGCTGCAGGACATGTGGGCGGAGATCGAGAAGGAGCAGGAGACGCGCCGCATCGAGGAGATGAAGCTGGAGAATCGCATGCGAGAGCGGGAGCAGCGCAAGAAAGATCTGGCGGGGGGGAATTGgcgaaacagcagcagcagtccggCGGCCAGGCGCTCGCTCCAGCCCACGGACACCACCGCCGTTGACATGGACGTGGAGGACATGAatagcagcaacaccagcagtgTGAACAAGCAGCCGGCCGCTGCGGCACCCTCGCCCCTACTCACATCCCTGCTGAAATCTCCCACAGGCAATGCGCCCACCGGAATACCCgccgcaacagcagccacCGGCAGCGTGGCCAGGGCAACAGCGCCCACCATTACCTCCCTGCTGACCAGTGCCGGCAATACGGCGTCGGCTGTTGTTTCTAGCCAGCCGGCCATCACCTTGATGAGTTCCACGGACGCGGCTTTTATGTCCCGGCCTATTAGTGGCCCGCCGGCAGCCATTGAGGCTCTCGCTACCACCACGCCCACCCTGGAACGCAGTCCATCGCAGTCGGCACCCACGCTGTCAATGCTGCTGGAGAAGAACAAGACGACGCCCGCAAAGTCGGAGGCGCCAGCTGGCAGCCAGGAGCAGCCATTGGTGGACGAGGCGACTTCTGGGACAACTGCCGCGGTGGATTCCGACGAGGCAGATCCCAACGAGCTATTGGAAGTGTTTCCCAACATTGACGAAATAATCGATGATATCGACATAGACATGGCCAGCGTCATCGATGATGAGATCCTCAAGGATGTAGAGGACGTGGTGAACTCGCCCTCGAACGATAAAGGCGAGGTGATTGACTTTGAGGACAAACTGGATGCACTGAAGCGGGATGAGAACAAAGCCTCGCCAACGGCGAGTGATAAGCCCAAGTCCGTGGAGGTTGTCCTCGGTTCCAGCGATGACTCCAACGACAACATTCCCCTGGCAGCTGTTGCCTCGCAGGAAAGCAAGGATCGCGGTCAGTCGGGAGGCGAATCCACCAGAGGCACTGAGGAAGCCGAGTCCGAGGAGCCGCTGCCCAGTGAGGTGACCGTGGAGGAAATTGGCGAGACCATCACCCTCATCAGCACATCCAGCGAGGATACTGCGAGTCCACCTACAGccaaggtggaggaggaagCGCCGGGCGAAACCCTCACCAAGACTGAAGAACCCAAGGAAGAGGTAATTAAGCTGGCCAAACCAAGCAAAGATAAGGAGGCCACTGGGGAACCAGAAACCGCGGAAGAGCCAGAGAAAGCTGAGGGCAAAGGCAAGAAAGAGGAAACTGAGAAGTCCTCAACTGTCGAGGAGGAAAAGGTGGCCACACCCTCAACACCAGCTTCGGCGCCGGCGGCTAGCAGCTCCCTGCATGACACCGACGAGGAGGAGTCCTCATCCCTTACGGACAGCAGCAAGCCGGAGGAGCAGCCCCGAGGTAGTGCCAGGGTGAAGCCACCCATCTCCAAGCTAGCACAGGATGAGACCAAAACAGAACCCGAGGGGACCAGTACACCACAGCCACCCTCGGCGCCGACACGTACTCCTATGCTGCGCAAGCTACCGCATCGGGATCGTTCGGAGAGTCCCATGGTGGACGATGAGACGACAACGGCCAGCGATCATTCCACAGCCAGATCGAGCACACGTCGCCGATGCTCCTCCACGCCGGTCATAGACAGCATACCCAACTCGCCCGCCTCCAGCGAGCACACCGATGATCGCCGGGAAACGCGAGCGGCCACCAAGAAGCTCTTCCTCTCAATCTACGCCACGCTGCAGGAGAGCAAGCATGCGGCGCCGTTTCGCCGACCCTTCCACGAGGAGCATGCCCAGCGGCATGCAGATCTGTGCCTGCGGCCCATGGATCTCACCACGATCAAACGGAACATAGACTCGGGCTTTATACGCAGTCTAAGCGAGCTGCATCGCGATGTCCTGCTGATGGCCCATAATGTGTTGGTGGCCTACAAGCCGCACACCAATCAGCACAAGACGGCGCGTCTGTTTGTCCAGGACTGTCAGGCCATCAAGGAGTTTGCCCAGCAGGCAGAGGCATCTTCGGTCACCAGTTCAGTGGCCACGCCGACGAATCACCAGAACAACAGCAGCCGAACGGAGCGGGAGAAGGCGAGCGGTAGCAAGGCAAGGAGCGGTTCCCGGAAGAGTCAAAGGCATCATTAG
- the Usp1 gene encoding ubiquitin carboxyl-terminal hydrolase 1, producing the protein MHEYDVNERKEEPASLPLPSSDTSDTRSTSNSEAPISQHGLQKQTQQEQQEERANSLSLFPEVIELTDCVVGPNPEFVHIGEPQKKRQRRVYVASSTRCASLRSQNKPPPPPPAGEGEVKQQTPSPVSLLPAQAAASPTPTELPLEYIKPELFKPEFWNRIEEQEPEGKPAAKKRRGGPAGGRTRTRRNQILNDLEIYSPETAAAIAAAQAELDAPGKARRGRGRGTGTARGSRRKIDTAATSPTTTMSLYDRRYQSTTDERRGVANGYGATGNNGLRTGNAGNGASEMGESQELSQSSHQYYGSAGGSNPTGAGSGLNGSASAALNHAPSMGTLCNIGNTCYLNSVVYTLRFAPHFLHNLHHLIQDLTVVQQTIMRQQQASKSASLGRNVSVAQLEHARSWSSKDLVAGADQQQQQYSGLNGGGSGAVSSASNANTSCSGKPSHQSVTENLHELYNNLHGNEMADSTEPYHADTLLHAIQDVNATFEGNQQQDAHEFLMCVLNCIRETNQSLIKAIGECPEVIANGYIANPDDVDTGESQDRTDSAASASNNGSLTTTSHITTTKTSFFSRKSKRKDEVKSSKATRIQSPLKDKDNSPTANSLFYLNTVDLTTPPPPAVPQPTKYSSDNDDNNSATLLKDKMRLEERIRELNLNFFSSDFEGIVVLTTKCLSCETVTRQKQGMLDISVPVPISGYDNELQDKQPSTYIQSSCMTKEYFRGENKYSCNQCTGYTEAIRSISYEVLPRLLVIQLNRFSGGMEKVSTYVPTTFTLPCFCAKCCDLAEGHKLHVYKLYSVITHVGATLTVGHYIAYTCFLDLASDYVNCPKDRRNTIMTGTTTQAIAAAAEAENSAPSSTPVAAAASALASSGSNLMKKMKFGRGKTSSSGDLSKNLKQLNGISSKNITNGIGKLSMNNTTCHGVQCCAMRLCCSNSSNSNSASCSDFSEESLQNGSNSNLSSGGSYPTGYGSTGRGGVRANYVHGGPDPIWYMCDDDKIKAMSQREFEELLSPTRKITITPYLLFYARFDLQTPAKPGTSSTTPPPPAQPPGSTQGSSWSNDSSKI; encoded by the exons ATGCACGAATATGACGTAAATGAGCGCAAAGAGGAACCTGCCAGTCTTCCACTGCCAAGCAGCGATACCAGTGACACCAGGAGCACCAGCAACAGCGAGGCTCCAATCAGTCAGCACGGTTTACAGAAACAAACtcaacaggagcagcaggaggagcgcGCCAACAGCTTATCCTTGTTTCCGGAAGTGATTGAGCTCACCGATTGCGTGGTGGGCCCCAACCCAGAGTTCGTCCACATCGGCGAACCGCAAAAGAAGCGACAGCGTCGCGTTTATGTCGCTAGCTCCACGCGCTGCGCCAGCCTACGATCCCAGAATaagccgccaccaccaccaccagcaggtGAAGGTGAAGTAAAGCAGCAGACGCCGAGCCCGGTATCCTTGTTGCCAGCGCAGGCCGCTGCCTCGCCGACGCCGACAGAATTGCCTCTTGAGTACATCAAGCCAG AACTTTTTAAACCGGAATTTTGGAACCGCATTGAGGAGCAGGAGCCTGAGGGCAAGCCCGCTGCCAAGAAGCGCCGCGGCGGCCCTGCTGGTGGACGCACTCGGACACGCCGAAATCAGATCCTTAACGACCTTGAAATCTATTCACCGGAAACGGCGGCTGCCATTGCTGCGGCACAGGCCGAACTCGACGCCCCAGGAAAGGCCAgaagaggcagaggcagaggcaccGGCACAGCCAGAGGCAGCCGGAGGAAGATAGACACCGCCGCAACAAGCCCAACAACAACCATGTCGTTGTACGATCGACGGTATCAAAGCACCACCGATGAACGGCGTGGGGTCGCCAACGGATATGGGGCAACGGGAAATAATGGACTGCGAACAGGCAATGCTGGCAATGGAGCCAGTGAGATGGGCGAGTCGCAGGAGCTGTCGCAGAGTAGCCATCAGTATTATGGATCCGCCGGCGGTAGCAATCCCACGGGAGCTGGCTCTGGGCTCAATGGCAGTGCGTCCGCTGCCCTCAATCATGCCCCCTCGATGGGCACGCTGTGCAACATTGGCAACACTTGCTACTTGAACTCTGTGGTCTATACGCTCCGCTTTGCCCCCCACTTTCTGCACAATTTGCACCACCTGATCCAAGATCTAACCGTGGTCCAACAGACCATTATGCGGCAACAGCAGGCCTCCAAGTCGGCATCACTGGGTCGCAATGTGAGTGTGGCGCAATTGGAGCATGCGCGCAGCTGGAGTAGCAAGGATCTGGTGGCCGGTGCggatcaacagcagcagcagtacagTGGACTGAATGGTGGGGGCAGTGGAGCCGTAAGCAGTGCCAGCAATGCCAATACCAGCTGCTCCGGCAAGCCCAGTCATCAGTCGGTGACGGAGAATCTCCACGAGCTGTACAACAATCTCCACGGCAACGAGATGGCCGACTCCACGGAGCCCTATCATGCCGACACGCTTCTGCATGCCATTCAGGATGTGAATGCCACCTTCGAgggaaatcagcagcaagatGCTCACGAGTTTCTCATGTGCGTGCTAAACTGCATCCGGGAGACGAACCAGTCGCTGATCAAGGCCATTGGCGAGTGTCCCGAGGTCATTGCAAATGG CTACATAGCCAATCCAGACGATGTAGACACGGGCGAGAGCCAGGATCGCACTGATTCCGCTGCCAGCGCGAGCAACAATGGATCGCTGACCACAACTAGTCACATAACCACAACCAAAACGTCATTCTTCTCACGGAAATCGAAGAGAAAAGACGAGGTCAAGTCATCCAAGGCGACGCGCATTCAGTCGCCCCTTAAGGACAAGGACAATAGTCCCACGGCCAATAGCCTGTTCTACCTGAACACAGTTGATCTcaccacgccgccgccgccagcagTGCCACAGCCCACAAAATACTCCAGCGACAACGATGACAACAACTCGGCCACGCTGCTCAAGGACAAAATGCGACTGGAGGAGCGGATACGGGAGCTGAATCTGAACTTCTTCAGCTCCGATTTCGAGGGCATTGTAGTGCTGACCACCAAGTGTCTTAGCTGCGAGACGGTGACGCGTCAGAAGCAGGGCATGCTCGATATCTCGGTGCCAGTGCCGATCTCCGGCTATGACAACGAGCTCCAGGACAAGCAGCCCAGCACGTACATCCAGAGCTCCTGCATGACCAAGGAATACTTCCGCGGCGAGAACAAGTACAGCTGCAATCAGTGCACCGGTTACACCGAGGCCATACGCTCCATCTCGTATGAGGTGCTGCCCCGGCTGCTGGTCATCCAGCTGAATCGCTTCTCTGGCGGCATGGAAAAGGTGAGTACGTATGTACCCACCACCTTTACGCTGCCGTGCTTCTGCGCCAAGTGCTGTGATCTCGCCGAGGGCCATAAGCTGCATGTCTACAAGCTGTATAGCGTCATAACCCACGTGGGAGCCACGCTGACGGTGGGCCATTACATAGCGTATACGTGCTTCCTGGACTTGGCCAGCGACTATGTGAATTGCCCCAAGGATCGCAGGAATACGATAATGACGGGCACCACCACACAAGCGATAGCTGCGGCAGCCGAAGCCGAGAATTCGGCTCCCAGCAGCACACCAGTGGCAGCCGCTGCCTCAGCCTTGGCCTCCTCCGGCAGCAATCTGATGAAGAAGATGAAGTTTGGACGGGGAAAGACCTCGAGCAGCGGGGACTTGAGCAAGAACCTGAAGCAGCTGAACGGGATTAGCAGCAAGAACATCACGAATGGCATCGGGAAGCTGAGCATGAACAACACGACCTGCCACGGCGTCCAGTGCTGTGCCATGCGGCTctgctgcagcaacagcagcaacagcaactcgGCCAGCTGCAGTGACTTTAGCGAGGAATCCCTGCAGAATGGCAGTAATAGCAATCTCAGCTCGGGAGGATCCTATCCCACCGGCTACGGCAGCACTGGGCGGGGCGGCGTCAGGGCGAACTACGTCCACGGCGGACCCGATCCCATCTGGTACATGTGCGACGATGACAAGATCAAGGCCATGTCGCAGCGGGAGTTTGAGGAGCTGCTATCGCCCACGCGGAAGATCACGATAACGCCGTACTTGCTGTTCTACGCCCGATTCGATTTGCAGACGCCCGCCAAGCCGGGGACATCCTCAacaacgccgccgccgccggcgcAGCCACCAGGCTCGACGCAGGGCTCCTCCTGGTCGAATGACAGCAGCAAAATTTGA
- the Cisd2 gene encoding CDGSH iron-sulfur domain-containing protein 2 homolog codes for MEPISQLVKTTLPNYLSGLPVPDSFGGWFKLSFKDCLALIPPTLVVAGIGYTSYLAFCPAARKRCQAKNSGRCNNQIRKHEPKVVDMIDVEDIAEKAAFCRCWKTKNWPYCDGSHAEHNKQTGDNVGPVVIKK; via the exons ATGGAGCCCATATCACAGCTAGTAAAGACGACTTTGCCCAACTATTTGTCGGGTTTGCCGGTTCCTGACAGCTTCGGCGGCTGGTTCAAGCTCTCCT TCAAGGACTGCCTAGCCCTGATCCCGCCCACCCTTGTGGTCGCCGGCATTGGGTACACCAGTTATCTGGCCTTTTGTCCCGCGGCAAGGAAACGGTGCCAGGCCAAAAACAGCGGACGCTGCAACAACCAAATCCGGAAGCACGAGCCCAAGGTGGTGGACATGATCGATGTGGAGGATATTGCAGAGAAGGCCGCCTTCTGTCGCTGCTGGAAGACCAAGAAC TGGCCCTACTGCGATGGCAGCCATGCCGAGCACAACAAGCAGACCGGCGACAACGTGGGACCCGTCGTGATCAAGAAGTAA
- the LOC108075752 gene encoding uncharacterized protein: MLWIIVMAVVRLHYQANVVANVTVIEDIRLAFRGVTNDTELVNHIIPEMYAASMRLKNPSFVFKMPTASGGSHNYELLTMQRSDFAEPIFPNITSTSIDTPSAPVPVPIPPATSVKTSLATSPPADWQEMGLDGWVGELQPPVPWLEQDHKDTHPAISWQNSYPRDEILLDIKNHNFDGRVKDIRVITSSTTGRPAEKEDLMNAQNVYIARVNDPFGYSMKWSFNNDTADQQDRGKRDVTRLYSMIKCSTGCDPLIYKGYGCYCGFGGHGVPADGIDRCCRLHDKCYGQSNCISYLEYFVPYVWKCYRGKPLCAVDHGEFGGPDSCAARLCQCDLRLSRCLKKFYCPQRRSICHSSRSRRLQNLIFFD; this comes from the exons ATGTTGTGGATAATTGTTATGGCGGTGGTGCGGCTCCATTACCAGGCCAATGTGGTGGCAAATGTCACGGTGATTGAAGACATTAGGCTGGCCTTCCGCGGCGTCACCAATGACACGGAGCTGGTGAACCACATAATACCGGAAATGTATGCTGCCAGCATGCGCCTCAAGAATCCCTCCTTTGTCTTCAAAATGCCCACCGCCAGCGGTGGCTCCCACAACTACGAGCTGCTCACAATGCAGCGATCCGATTTTGCGGAACCGATCTTCCCCAATATCACCTCCACGTCCATTGATACGCCTTCGGCACCGGTTCCAGTTCCCATTCCCCCAGCAACAAGCGTAAAGACCAGTCTGGCTACGTCACCGCCGGCGGATTGGCAGGAAATGGGACTGGATGGCTGGGTGGGTGAGCTGCAGCCACCGGTACCCTGGCTGGAGCAGGACCACAA GGACACTCACCCGGCTATCAGCTGGCAGAACTCTTATCCCCGCGACGAAATACTCCTGGACATCAAGAACCATAACTTTGATGGACGAGTGAAGGACATCAGGGTGATAACATCTTCTACAACTGGCCGGCCGGCGGAAAAGGAGGACCTGATGAACGCCCAAAACGTGTACATAGCCCGAGTGAATGATCCCTTTGGTTACTCCATGAAATGGAGCTTCAACAATGACACAGCGGACCAGCAGGATCGTGGCAAGAGAGACGTGACCCGTCTGTACTCCATGATCAAGTGCTCCACCGGCTGTGATCCCTTGATCTACAAGGGCTACGGCTGCTACTGCGGCTTCGGAGGACATGGCGTGCCAGCCGATGGCATAGATAGATGTTGTCGCCTCCATGACAAGTGCTATGGCCAGAGCAACTGCATCTCCTATCTGGAATACTTTGTGCCCTATGTGTGGAAGTGCTATCGGGGCAAGCCACTGTGCGCGGTGGATCATGGCGAGTTCGGTGGCCCCGACTCCTGTGCGGCGCGTCTCTGCCAATGCGATCTGAGGCTATCGCGGTGCCTGAAGAAGTTCTACTGCCCCCAGCGACGGTCCATCTGTCACTCCTCCCGATCTCGACGCTTACAGAATCTTATATTCTTTGATTAA